A single window of Syntrophotalea acetylenica DNA harbors:
- a CDS encoding anthranilate synthase component I family protein, whose product MICFLYSFPLDHFDPLIIYQRLYPTGPGFLESPQTASGTARFSIVPLRRRESYRLDGSGLERIENGRTTPLPGDPFVTLDAILNQRKLSSDTFQLPFAGGFFGFLGYDLAMHIENLPCIARRDRNIPGLWLDWIDLAAIFDHHQQILTLVSLDPRDNLEQWERAIRQALRQPAADTQPFRVSCPAPGMEQQAFEERVRRAKHYIARGDIYQANLSVRFDSRCDISAIDLYRRLRRINPSPFAALLHTPHLDIISASPERLIRLQNGIAETRPIAGTRPRGESAPDDERLRQELLANPKERAEHIMLLDLERNDLGKVCQPSSVEVDELMVLERYSHVTHIVSNVKGRLRKNVGPFALLRAVFPGGTITGAPKKRCMEIIEELEPTGRGTYTGSAGYVSITGNMDFNILIRSFQKFDRELTYQVGAGIVADSDPTREWQECLHKAAALRLALGLAS is encoded by the coding sequence ATGATCTGCTTCTTGTACAGTTTTCCCCTGGACCATTTCGACCCGCTGATCATTTACCAGCGCCTCTATCCCACCGGTCCCGGTTTCCTTGAGAGCCCGCAAACTGCTTCCGGGACGGCGCGCTTCAGCATCGTGCCGCTACGCCGACGGGAGTCCTACCGCCTGGATGGCAGCGGCCTTGAACGTATCGAGAACGGCCGAACGACCCCTCTGCCCGGCGATCCCTTCGTCACGCTGGACGCCATCCTGAACCAACGCAAACTCTCTTCCGATACCTTTCAACTGCCTTTTGCCGGCGGTTTTTTTGGCTTTCTCGGTTACGACCTGGCGATGCACATCGAAAACCTGCCCTGCATTGCCAGGCGGGACCGAAACATTCCCGGCCTGTGGCTGGACTGGATCGACCTTGCTGCAATCTTCGACCACCACCAGCAAATCCTCACGCTCGTTTCCCTCGACCCGCGGGACAATCTGGAACAGTGGGAACGCGCGATACGCCAGGCGCTGCGGCAGCCGGCGGCAGACACGCAGCCTTTCCGTGTCAGCTGCCCGGCCCCCGGCATGGAGCAGCAGGCGTTCGAAGAGCGGGTGCGCCGCGCCAAACACTACATCGCCCGCGGGGATATCTATCAGGCCAATCTTTCGGTGCGTTTCGATTCGCGCTGTGACATTTCCGCCATCGACCTCTACCGGCGGTTGCGCCGCATCAACCCCAGCCCTTTCGCAGCCCTGCTGCACACCCCGCACCTGGACATCATCTCCGCTTCACCAGAGAGGCTGATACGGCTGCAAAACGGCATTGCGGAGACCCGCCCCATCGCCGGCACCCGGCCGCGGGGTGAAAGCGCCCCCGACGATGAGCGGCTGCGCCAGGAATTGCTGGCCAATCCCAAGGAGCGCGCCGAACATATCATGCTGCTCGATCTGGAACGCAACGATCTGGGGAAGGTCTGCCAACCCTCCAGCGTTGAGGTCGACGAACTGATGGTGCTGGAGCGCTATTCCCACGTCACCCACATCGTTTCCAACGTCAAGGGACGCCTGCGCAAAAATGTCGGGCCTTTTGCCCTGCTGCGGGCGGTATTTCCCGGCGGCACCATTACCGGCGCGCCGAAGAAACGCTGCATGGAAATCATCGAGGAACTCGAACCGACGGGGCGCGGCACTTACACCGGAAGCGCCGGCTATGTCAGCATCACCGGCAACATGGATTTCAATATTCTGATCCGCAGTTTCCAGAAATTCGACAGGGAACTGACCTATCAGGTCGGCGCCGGCATTGTTGCCGACTCCGATCCGACCCGCGAATGGCAGGAATGTCTGCACAAGGCCGCGGCCTTGCGCCTGGCCCTCGGACTGGCATCATGA
- a CDS encoding response regulator transcription factor, with amino-acid sequence MPKSGPFKVFLADDHPLLRTGLRMGLSQFSDIDFIGEANDGFKAVERIKQNPPDAALIDVDMPGLSGVAAVRMLRKHYPEMTLLILSSYSDKHFIEEAMQAGADGYVLKSIDITDLVELIRAFVNKEHPMSPYLMDLAVDWEDTRPDMEPDEEDDPEDFLTRREKQILDCLARGQGNKEISNSLFISPETVKTHIKNIFKKLDVKSRLEAVIAAKERKLIN; translated from the coding sequence ATGCCCAAAAGCGGACCGTTTAAAGTTTTTCTGGCCGACGACCACCCCCTGCTTCGCACCGGCTTGCGCATGGGCCTGAGCCAGTTTTCCGACATCGACTTTATCGGTGAAGCCAACGACGGCTTCAAGGCTGTGGAAAGGATCAAGCAGAACCCCCCGGACGCGGCGCTCATCGATGTCGACATGCCCGGGCTTTCCGGAGTGGCGGCGGTGCGCATGCTGCGCAAACATTATCCGGAGATGACCCTGCTGATTCTTTCTTCATACAGCGACAAGCACTTCATCGAAGAAGCCATGCAGGCCGGAGCCGACGGTTATGTGCTCAAAAGCATCGACATCACCGATCTGGTCGAGCTTATCCGGGCTTTTGTCAACAAAGAACACCCCATGTCGCCATACCTGATGGATCTGGCCGTCGACTGGGAAGACACCCGCCCGGACATGGAACCGGACGAAGAAGACGACCCTGAGGATTTTCTCACCCGCCGGGAAAAACAGATCCTCGACTGCCTGGCCCGCGGCCAGGGCAACAAGGAAATCAGCAACAGCCTGTTCATCAGCCCGGAAACCGTCAAAACCCACATCAAAAACATTTTTAAAAAACTGGATGTGAAAAGTCGCCTCGAAGCCGTTATCGCCGCCAAGGAGCGAAAGCTCATCAACTGA
- a CDS encoding aminotransferase class IV yields the protein MIVNLDGRFCTAEQACLPLQDSALLFGDSLFETIKVQNNKVLRIEAHLDRLALSASLLDFPRNHDEVRTNLLQTAERCPWPLARLRLTLTRGICNGLAVPPAQHARTIITAVSCSDPDDTQRKAGATCVFAPNRRVNPLSHLPQMKRGNYADCLYAARYAQSRGAREALFRTDEGHILEGATSNLFLIRDKTLITPAAGELVLAGVMRRQVLQAADTLGFTVRQQPIDMQTLFQADEAFLTNAIIEIMPIARLENFPLKRGPLALELLQAIRNGAAS from the coding sequence ATGATCGTGAACCTCGACGGCCGGTTTTGCACCGCCGAACAAGCCTGCCTGCCACTGCAAGACAGCGCCCTGCTGTTCGGCGACTCCCTGTTTGAAACCATCAAGGTGCAAAACAACAAGGTGTTGCGAATCGAAGCCCACCTGGACCGACTGGCGCTGTCGGCCTCGCTGCTCGACTTCCCCCGCAACCACGACGAGGTCCGCACCAACCTTCTGCAAACCGCCGAACGCTGCCCCTGGCCTTTGGCGCGCCTGCGCCTGACCCTCACCAGGGGAATCTGTAATGGACTTGCGGTACCGCCAGCACAGCATGCCCGAACCATCATCACCGCCGTCTCCTGCAGCGACCCCGACGACACTCAGCGCAAGGCCGGAGCCACGTGCGTTTTTGCCCCCAACCGGCGCGTCAACCCCCTCTCCCACCTGCCGCAGATGAAGCGCGGCAATTACGCCGACTGCCTCTACGCCGCCCGCTACGCCCAGTCACGAGGGGCCCGCGAGGCACTGTTCCGCACTGACGAGGGTCATATACTCGAAGGCGCCACCAGCAATTTGTTCCTTATCCGGGACAAAACCCTGATTACCCCGGCCGCCGGAGAACTGGTCCTGGCCGGCGTCATGCGTCGCCAGGTCCTGCAGGCGGCCGATACCCTCGGCTTTACCGTCAGACAGCAGCCCATCGACATGCAGACTCTTTTCCAGGCCGATGAAGCTTTTCTCACCAATGCCATTATCGAAATCATGCCCATTGCCCGGCTGGAAAATTTCCCCCTTAAACGCGGCCCCCTGGCCCTGGAGCTGCTGCAGGCCATCCGCAATGGCGCGGCATCCTGA